ACATCGAAGGCACGGCAAACCCCACGCGGTGCAAGGCCAAATAGGCTCCCCGTCTGAGACGGCCCGTCTCAGCGTCCTTGGCGGACGCCGAGGGAGCGGGTAGGCTGCTGGAGGATGCGGGCGACCGCATCCCTAGAGGAATGACCGTCGTCCTCCTTGCGGAGGACACAGAATTCGGCTTACAGCTCGACTTGGTCCTCTGTCACTTTGCACAAAAGCCCGCTGGTAGCGAGAATCAAAACCATGAACCGCCGCAACTTCAGCCGCCTGGCCATGACCTTGCCCCTGGCCGCCGCCGCCTCCTCCAACGCCTCAGGATCGTCCTCCCCCGCCCCCCAACCCGAGGACAGGGACGAAACCGAACAATCCACCTACGACGGCGGCCTCACCGACATCGACGGCTTCCGCGTCGGACACTACACCGATCCCGAACAGAACACCGGCTGCACGGTCGTCCTCTGCGGGCAGGGCGCGGTGGGAGGAGTCTCGGTGCGCGGCGCCTCCCCCGGCACCCGCGAAACCGATCTCCTCAAACCCGAGAGCACGGTCGAGAAGGTTCACGCCGTCATGCTCTCCGGAGGCAGCGCCTACGGACTCGAAACCGCCGCCGGCGCCATGCAGTACCTGGAAGAAAGGGGCATCGGCTACCAGGTGGGAGACCAGATCATCCCCATCGTCCCCGCCGCCATCCTCTACGACCTGCGCGGACGCAACGCCCACATCCGTCCCGGCAAGGCCGAGGGCTACCAGGCCTGCAAGAACGCCACCGACGGACTGGTGCAGGAAGGCAGCGTAGGCGCCGGCGCCGGCGCTACCGTGGGCAAGCTCTTAGGCGCCGACCGCGGCATGAAGGGCGGGATCGGCAGCTTTTCCATCACTGTCGAGGACCTGACGGTCGCCGCCCTGGTGGCCCTCAACGCCGCGGGAGACATCGTCGACCCGTCCAGCGGCCAGATCATCGCCGGCGCCCGCCAAGGCGCCCGTTCCGCCGAGTTCGCCGACGTCTCCCGGCACTTGCGCCAATCCAAGCTCGCGGCCCTCCAGTCGGGCGACGGCGAGAACACCACATTGGCGGTAATCACCACCAACGCGTCCCTGACCAAGGCCCAGGCGGGAAAGGTGGCCGACATGGCTCACAACGGCTACGCCCGCACCATCCGTCCGGCCCACACCCAGGTGGACGGCGACACCATCTTCGCCCTCTCCTCCGGAGCCCTCTCCGACTTCAACCCCCTGCAAGTCGGCCACCTGGCTGCCGAAGCCGTAGCCGAGGCCGTGGTCCGCGCCGTCAAAACCGCCGAACCCATCCGCGGCTTCCCCTCCTACGAAACCCTGATCCAACTCCGCCGCCAACGGCGAGGCTAGCCTGTTGCCGGCGGGCAGGCGGGTGGAACTGTGGTACACTGTAAAGATCGTGCTGGTTCCGGGTCCCTGGCACGGTCGAGCAAACTGCGGACCCCTTACGATCTTGCCTCGTATTTCACGCCAAGAAGCGGCTAGAGAGCCATTCTCCCTCCTTTTCTTTCGTGGCTACCCCGGAAGGTCAAAACAGATTCCTTTAGAGGATAAATTAAATGAGTAGAAGAAAACTTTATGTCGGAGGACTAGCGTTCTCCACCACCGAACAGCAACTGGAAGAACTTTTCGGGAACCATGGGACTGTCGAGTCCGCCAACATCATCACGGACCGCGACACGGGTCGCTCGCGTGGATTTGGTTTTGTCGAGATGTCGGACCCGTCCGAAGCTCAGGCCGCCATTGGTGAATTGAGCGGGAGCGAGCTCGACGGCCGCACCCTGAAGGTCGACGAAGCCAAGCCTCGGGGCGACAGCCGCGCTGGTTCCAGCCGCGGAGTCTGGTAGTCTGCCGCAC
This region of Acidobacteriota bacterium genomic DNA includes:
- a CDS encoding P1 family peptidase, yielding MNRRNFSRLAMTLPLAAAASSNASGSSSPAPQPEDRDETEQSTYDGGLTDIDGFRVGHYTDPEQNTGCTVVLCGQGAVGGVSVRGASPGTRETDLLKPESTVEKVHAVMLSGGSAYGLETAAGAMQYLEERGIGYQVGDQIIPIVPAAILYDLRGRNAHIRPGKAEGYQACKNATDGLVQEGSVGAGAGATVGKLLGADRGMKGGIGSFSITVEDLTVAALVALNAAGDIVDPSSGQIIAGARQGARSAEFADVSRHLRQSKLAALQSGDGENTTLAVITTNASLTKAQAGKVADMAHNGYARTIRPAHTQVDGDTIFALSSGALSDFNPLQVGHLAAEAVAEAVVRAVKTAEPIRGFPSYETLIQLRRQRRG
- a CDS encoding RNA-binding protein, yielding MSRRKLYVGGLAFSTTEQQLEELFGNHGTVESANIITDRDTGRSRGFGFVEMSDPSEAQAAIGELSGSELDGRTLKVDEAKPRGDSRAGSSRGVW